A portion of the Streptomyces erythrochromogenes genome contains these proteins:
- a CDS encoding phage holin family protein → MRRRRWRTTGNALVRVALVWAVSTLTMLALAGILPDFRLQSDDGDSITQIGLTAAWGAGAFGLLSALVWPALVRALLLVPALVLGLLVFFLNGSLLLIALRLIPDGRGEAAPETAVVVAAVMSAVASATSTALAVRDDEAYRRRLYRLADRRRRRQGRGAAPRAGAAAPGLLVLQLDGVGYEVLREACSNALMPTVADWLERGHRVTSWRTDWSSQTGASQLGILHGSTFDVPAFRWYEKDTGEVMVCNRPTSAAELQRRAIERTGDGGLLTLDGASRGNLFSGGADQLALVLSVSARRGRANRSRSGYFAYFSDPANAVRTALSFVADAVREIGQSLRARIRGDRPRVSRGGLYPLIRAFATVVERDVVVAAVIGDMLAGRSAVYADLVAYDEVAHHSGPRGRDTDQVLERLDRSLALLARVAEHAPRPYRIVLLSDHGQSPGETFLARYGLTLKDLVRAGCGLPVSRKAGGTRSGAEARAAVLAALHRPVEEGEEARPGPGSDPVVLASGNLALISFPDVPGRASRARIERTHPALLATLANHPGVGFLLVDGVVLGPGGAEARLDVPGEAEELLAPFGPGAAAAVRRTDAFPHVADIMVNSAYDPDTGAVHAFEEQIGSHGGLGGEQGHPFLMWPAELSDPGEELVGAEAVHGVLRRWLREADGPQVPVAPPGDRWAWEPAPRDAGRYAAAPPARAAGAVGRGTSREAPQDSPPEGPLGGILPSDGSPARDETR, encoded by the coding sequence GTGCGGCGACGACGGTGGCGGACCACGGGCAACGCCCTGGTGCGGGTGGCCCTCGTCTGGGCGGTGTCCACCCTGACGATGCTCGCCCTGGCCGGGATCCTCCCCGACTTCCGGCTCCAGTCCGACGACGGCGACAGCATCACGCAGATCGGCCTCACCGCGGCCTGGGGCGCCGGCGCCTTCGGCCTGCTGAGCGCCCTCGTCTGGCCCGCGCTCGTGCGGGCCCTGCTGCTCGTGCCCGCCCTCGTGCTCGGGCTGCTCGTCTTCTTCCTGAACGGCTCGCTCCTGCTGATAGCGCTCAGACTGATCCCCGACGGGCGGGGCGAGGCCGCCCCCGAGACCGCGGTCGTCGTCGCCGCCGTGATGTCCGCGGTGGCCTCGGCGACCTCCACCGCGCTCGCGGTGCGCGACGACGAGGCCTACCGGCGCCGGCTCTACCGGCTCGCCGACCGGCGCCGCCGCAGGCAGGGCCGCGGGGCCGCGCCCCGGGCCGGGGCGGCCGCGCCCGGGCTGCTGGTCCTCCAGCTCGACGGGGTCGGGTACGAGGTGCTGCGCGAGGCCTGCAGCAACGCGCTGATGCCGACCGTCGCCGACTGGCTGGAGCGCGGCCACCGCGTCACGTCCTGGCGCACGGACTGGTCGAGCCAGACCGGCGCCAGCCAGCTCGGCATCCTGCACGGCTCCACCTTCGACGTGCCCGCCTTCCGCTGGTACGAGAAGGACACCGGCGAGGTGATGGTCTGCAACCGGCCCACCAGCGCCGCGGAACTCCAGCGGCGGGCCATCGAGCGCACCGGCGACGGCGGACTGCTCACGCTCGACGGGGCCAGCCGGGGCAACCTCTTCAGCGGCGGCGCGGACCAGCTGGCGCTCGTGCTCTCGGTCTCGGCGCGGCGCGGCCGGGCCAACCGGTCCCGCTCCGGCTACTTCGCGTACTTCTCCGATCCGGCCAACGCCGTCCGCACGGCCCTGTCCTTCGTCGCCGACGCGGTCCGCGAGATCGGCCAGTCCCTGCGGGCACGGATCCGCGGAGACCGGCCCCGGGTCTCGCGCGGCGGGCTCTACCCGCTGATCCGGGCCTTCGCGACCGTGGTCGAACGGGACGTGGTCGTCGCGGCGGTGATCGGCGACATGCTCGCGGGACGCTCCGCGGTCTACGCCGACCTCGTCGCCTACGACGAGGTCGCGCACCACTCGGGCCCGCGCGGCCGGGACACCGACCAGGTGCTGGAACGCCTCGACCGCAGCCTCGCGCTGCTCGCCCGGGTCGCCGAGCACGCGCCGCGCCCGTACCGGATCGTGCTGCTCTCCGACCACGGCCAGAGTCCGGGGGAGACCTTCCTGGCGCGGTACGGGCTGACCCTCAAGGACCTGGTGCGGGCGGGCTGCGGACTGCCCGTCTCCCGCAAGGCCGGCGGTACGCGCAGCGGGGCCGAGGCCCGCGCGGCGGTCCTCGCGGCCCTGCACCGGCCGGTGGAGGAGGGTGAGGAGGCCCGCCCCGGGCCGGGTTCCGACCCGGTGGTGCTGGCCTCCGGCAACCTCGCCCTGATCTCCTTCCCGGACGTCCCCGGCAGGGCCTCCCGGGCCCGCATCGAGCGCACGCACCCCGCGCTGCTGGCGACCCTGGCGAACCACCCCGGCGTGGGCTTCCTCCTGGTGGACGGGGTGGTGCTGGGACCGGGCGGGGCCGAGGCCCGGCTGGACGTGCCCGGCGAGGCGGAGGAGCTGCTGGCCCCCTTCGGTCCTGGCGCGGCCGCGGCAGTCCGCCGGACCGACGCCTTCCCGCACGTGGCCGACATCATGGTGAATTCGGCGTACGACCCGGACACGGGCGCGGTGCACGCCTTCGAGGAGCAGATCGGCTCGCACGGCGGGCTGGGCGGGGAGCAGGGACACCCGTTCCTGATGTGGCCCGCGGAGCTGTCGGACCCGGGGGAGGAGCTGGTCGGCGCGGAGGCCGTGCACGGCGTACTGCGGCGCTGGCTCAGGGAGGCGGACGGCCCCCAGGTGCCGGTGGCTCCGCCGGGGGACAGGTGGGCGTGGGAGCCCGCGCCCCGCGACGCGGGGCGGTACGCGGCCGCCCCGCCGGCCCGGGCCGCGGGGGCGGTCGGCAGGGGGACCTCCCGAGAGGCGCCGCAGGATTCCCCGCCGGAAGGCCCCCTGGGCGGAATCCTTCCTTCCGATGGGTCGCCCGCGCGGGACGAAACCCGCTGA
- a CDS encoding MBL fold metallo-hydrolase, which produces MPVEITWWGHATCTVEDSGVRLLTDPLFTRRLAHLRRRRGALPPPEAAAADVVLVSHLHADHLHLPSLGRLAPGTRLLVPRGARRAVPGLARLAGLRGLTVTETAPGEEVRVAEGVRVRAVSARHDGRRLPFGPHRAPALGYVVQGSARTYFAGDTGLFDTMAEEVGPVDVALLPVGGWGPYLGPGHLDAGRAARALAQLAPAAAVPVHYGTYWPVGMDAVRPHEFHAPGEEFERRARQLAPKVTVRVPGHGERVRLP; this is translated from the coding sequence GTGCCGGTGGAGATCACCTGGTGGGGCCATGCGACGTGCACCGTCGAGGATTCCGGGGTGCGGCTGCTGACGGACCCGTTGTTCACGCGGCGGCTCGCGCACCTGCGGCGGCGGCGCGGGGCGCTCCCGCCGCCCGAGGCGGCTGCGGCGGACGTGGTGCTGGTGTCGCACCTGCACGCGGACCATCTGCACCTGCCGTCGCTGGGTCGGCTCGCGCCCGGGACCAGGCTCCTGGTGCCGCGGGGGGCCCGGCGGGCGGTCCCGGGGCTGGCCCGGCTCGCCGGGCTGCGCGGGCTGACGGTGACGGAGACGGCGCCGGGCGAGGAGGTCCGCGTGGCGGAGGGCGTACGGGTCCGGGCGGTCAGCGCCCGGCACGACGGGCGCCGCCTGCCGTTCGGGCCGCACCGCGCGCCGGCGCTCGGATACGTGGTCCAGGGCTCCGCGCGGACGTACTTCGCCGGGGACACGGGGCTGTTCGACACGATGGCCGAGGAGGTGGGGCCGGTGGACGTGGCCCTGCTGCCGGTGGGCGGCTGGGGTCCGTACCTGGGGCCCGGGCACCTGGACGCCGGGCGGGCGGCGCGCGCGCTGGCGCAACTGGCGCCGGCGGCGGCGGTGCCGGTCCACTACGGGACGTACTGGCCGGTGGGGATGGACGCGGTGCGGCCGCACGAGTTCCACGCGCCGGGCGAGGAGTTCGAGCGGCGGGCCCGGCAGCTGGCGCCCAAGGTGACCGTGCGGGTACCGGGACACGGTGAGCGGGTGCGGCTGCCGTGA
- a CDS encoding DedA family protein produces the protein MTLRDLTAVAAAAAAGAGQVPPETTRQAVGYPALFVLVALGALVPVIPTGALVSSAAVVAFHHQAPYGVLLVFAVAAVAAFTGDLALYWLGQRGVRSHNGSRWLEALRGRATPERLAQAQTRLDEHGVTVLVLSRLVPAGRIPVMLACLLAELPLRRFARGDGPACLAWAAAYGLIGILGGSLFSEPWKGVAVAVGLALLISAGPAAWRRLRRSP, from the coding sequence GTGACGCTCCGCGACCTCACGGCGGTGGCAGCGGCGGCGGCCGCGGGGGCCGGCCAGGTGCCGCCGGAGACCACCCGGCAGGCGGTGGGCTACCCGGCGTTGTTCGTGCTGGTGGCGCTGGGTGCGCTGGTGCCGGTGATTCCCACCGGTGCGCTGGTGAGTTCGGCGGCGGTGGTGGCGTTCCACCACCAGGCGCCGTACGGGGTGCTGCTGGTGTTCGCGGTGGCGGCGGTGGCGGCCTTCACCGGGGACCTGGCGCTGTACTGGCTCGGGCAGCGCGGGGTGCGCTCCCACAACGGTTCGCGGTGGCTGGAGGCGTTGCGCGGCCGGGCCACGCCCGAGCGGCTGGCGCAGGCGCAGACCCGGCTGGACGAGCACGGGGTGACGGTGCTGGTGCTCTCCCGGCTGGTCCCGGCGGGCCGGATCCCGGTGATGCTGGCCTGCCTACTGGCGGAGCTGCCGCTGCGCCGGTTCGCCCGCGGCGACGGCCCCGCGTGCCTGGCCTGGGCGGCCGCGTACGGGCTGATCGGCATCCTGGGCGGCTCGCTCTTCTCGGAGCCGTGGAAGGGCGTGGCCGTGGCGGTCGGCCTGGCGCTGCTGATCAGCGCGGGCCCGGCGGCTTGGCGCCGGCTGCGCCGCAGTCCGTGA
- a CDS encoding NHL repeat-containing protein, whose translation MERKTAESRTIDPPAPAGRPAARRWTRRLAAAAGLLALCALAGGVAGAAQPGGAGSPAGPPLYVSDYGNNRVVALPADGGGQSTVPLDGLVRPTGLAWDAAGRLYVADTGNNRVVVLPPDGGGQSVVPTVNLSRPLGLAVDPAGSLFIADSFNDRVVKVAADGSGQTTVPTTGLLHPWGLAIASDGGLYVSDFVNDRVVKVAAGGGGQTTVPTTGLSQPTGLALNAAGDLYIADSGNNRVVKVPAGGGPQSTVPITGLSSPLGLALDGSGGLYVADGFNNRVVRVRETGGGQVTLALTGLNTPTGLAFPPQAARPGHGRHEAP comes from the coding sequence GTGGAACGCAAGACGGCCGAGTCGCGAACGATCGATCCGCCGGCCCCCGCGGGCCGCCCGGCCGCCCGGCGGTGGACCCGGCGGCTGGCCGCCGCCGCGGGACTGCTGGCGCTGTGCGCGCTCGCGGGCGGGGTGGCCGGCGCCGCGCAGCCCGGCGGTGCGGGATCGCCCGCCGGCCCGCCGCTGTACGTGTCCGACTACGGCAACAACCGCGTGGTGGCCCTGCCCGCGGACGGCGGCGGCCAGAGCACCGTGCCCCTCGACGGCCTGGTGCGGCCGACCGGCCTGGCCTGGGACGCGGCGGGCCGGCTCTACGTCGCCGACACCGGCAACAACAGGGTGGTCGTCCTGCCTCCGGACGGCGGGGGACAGTCGGTCGTCCCCACCGTCAACCTGTCGCGCCCGCTGGGGCTCGCCGTCGACCCGGCCGGCAGCCTCTTCATCGCCGACAGCTTCAACGACCGGGTCGTGAAGGTGGCCGCGGACGGGAGCGGCCAGACCACCGTCCCCACCACCGGGCTGCTGCACCCCTGGGGGCTGGCGATCGCGTCCGACGGGGGCCTGTACGTCTCCGACTTCGTCAACGACCGGGTCGTCAAGGTCGCCGCGGGCGGGGGCGGCCAGACCACCGTCCCCACCACCGGCCTCTCCCAGCCGACCGGGCTGGCCCTGAACGCCGCCGGCGACCTGTACATCGCGGACAGCGGCAACAACCGTGTCGTGAAGGTGCCCGCGGGCGGCGGCCCGCAGAGTACGGTGCCCATCACCGGCCTGAGCTCTCCGCTGGGCCTCGCGCTCGACGGCTCCGGCGGCCTGTACGTGGCCGACGGCTTCAACAACCGCGTGGTACGGGTCCGGGAGACCGGCGGCGGACAGGTGACGCTCGCCCTCACCGGCCTCAACACGCCGACGGGCCTCGCGTTCCCGCCGCAGGCCGCCCGGCCGGGCCACGGCCGGCACGAGGCCCCCTAA
- a CDS encoding MarR family winged helix-turn-helix transcriptional regulator: MEYSHDDAGLLQQPIGYWSWAAYDAVVTRTRGALASIGTTQPQWWILAQVARAEEVRTRDEVTRTLRGYLSVGDEALAEEIDTTVARGWIAQDDEGRLALTPEGLEFFGRAEALQKQLWDERHDGISDEEYLATLKVLQRFIHNTGGRAWHH, translated from the coding sequence ATGGAGTACTCGCACGACGACGCCGGACTCCTCCAGCAGCCCATCGGCTACTGGAGCTGGGCCGCCTACGACGCGGTCGTCACCCGCACCCGGGGCGCGCTCGCCTCGATCGGCACCACCCAGCCCCAGTGGTGGATCCTGGCCCAGGTGGCCCGGGCCGAGGAGGTGCGGACCCGCGACGAGGTGACGCGGACCCTGCGCGGCTACCTCTCCGTGGGCGACGAGGCGCTGGCGGAGGAGATCGACACGACCGTCGCCCGGGGCTGGATCGCGCAGGACGACGAGGGCCGCCTCGCGCTCACCCCGGAGGGCCTGGAGTTCTTCGGCCGCGCGGAGGCACTGCAGAAGCAGCTGTGGGACGAGCGGCACGACGGCATCTCGGACGAGGAGTACCTGGCCACCCTCAAGGTGCTGCAGCGCTTCATCCACAACACGGGCGGCCGTGCCTGGCACCACTAG
- a CDS encoding MBL fold metallo-hydrolase, producing MSDRTDAAPAPAPAAPAAGPVRQGATRPAPHPSAPRPLGARRRWPRSFADRLTTPLPGVRAFARLAREGAFRPGPEGLRGIPDLPYEPGPLPATAAGAVSVTWAGHASWVLRTGGLTVLTDPVWSRRILGTPSRMTPVGVRWEDLPPVDAVVISHNHYDHLDAPTIRRLPRDTALFVPAGLAGWFRRRGFTRVTDLDWWESAELGGVRFEFVPAHHWSKRSLIDTCRSLWGGWILTDTLSPVPRKVYFAGDTGYGRWFREIGRRHPGIDLALLPVGAYAPRWWLGDVHADPEEAVQACLDLGARRMAPMHWAAFVLSAEPVMEPLHRTLAAWSRSGLPREDLWDLPVGASRTLPDPDTAPVPDPA from the coding sequence ATGAGCGACCGGACGGACGCCGCCCCCGCACCCGCCCCGGCCGCCCCCGCCGCGGGGCCCGTACGCCAAGGCGCCACCCGGCCGGCCCCGCACCCGTCCGCCCCGCGCCCGCTCGGCGCACGGCGCCGCTGGCCCCGCTCGTTCGCCGACCGGCTGACCACTCCGCTCCCCGGCGTGCGCGCCTTCGCCCGGCTCGCCCGCGAGGGTGCCTTCCGGCCCGGCCCCGAAGGGCTGCGCGGCATCCCGGACCTGCCGTACGAGCCGGGCCCGCTGCCCGCGACGGCCGCCGGCGCGGTGTCCGTCACCTGGGCCGGGCACGCCAGCTGGGTCCTGCGGACCGGCGGACTGACCGTGCTGACCGACCCCGTCTGGTCCCGGCGGATCCTCGGCACCCCCTCCCGGATGACGCCCGTCGGGGTGCGCTGGGAGGACCTGCCGCCGGTGGACGCGGTCGTGATCAGCCACAACCACTACGACCACCTCGACGCCCCCACCATCCGGCGGCTGCCCCGGGACACCGCCCTCTTCGTCCCGGCGGGCCTCGCGGGCTGGTTCCGCCGCCGCGGCTTCACCCGGGTCACCGACCTCGACTGGTGGGAATCGGCCGAACTGGGCGGCGTACGGTTCGAGTTCGTCCCCGCCCACCACTGGTCGAAGCGGTCCCTGATCGACACCTGCCGGTCCCTGTGGGGCGGCTGGATCCTCACCGACACCCTGAGCCCGGTCCCGAGGAAGGTCTACTTCGCGGGGGACACGGGCTACGGCCGGTGGTTCCGCGAGATCGGCCGCCGCCACCCCGGCATCGACCTCGCCCTGCTGCCTGTGGGTGCGTACGCCCCGCGCTGGTGGCTCGGCGACGTCCACGCCGACCCGGAGGAAGCCGTCCAGGCCTGCCTCGACCTCGGGGCCCGAAGGATGGCCCCCATGCACTGGGCGGCCTTCGTGCTCTCCGCCGAGCCGGTCATGGAGCCCCTGCACCGCACCCTCGCCGCCTGGTCCCGGTCGGGACTGCCCCGCGAAGACCTCTGGGACCTCCCGGTCGGAGCCTCCCGCACCCTCCCGGACCCGGATACGGCCCCCGTCCCGGATCCGGCCTAG
- a CDS encoding aminotransferase class I/II-fold pyridoxal phosphate-dependent enzyme translates to MQRTAEGRGPVRYGPPAPQPGLPVLSDLVSVLGAAAGRSSPQPPGGGLSLREAGCRYWGRRGLATSPENVAAGPGAPALLLALLGAYGGDVMLPRPCPAWWTPQVRLLGRRAYHVPTPAECGGVPDPYALLETVRRVRAEGGDPRVLLLSVADDPTATVPPPELVREACEAAESAGLFVVSDESWRDTVHRPHDDLVLSPAEMLPEQAAVLVDLSGALLPAGWPAAVVRFPGTPRGVRLRAGTLDVLTATGAVVAGPVAGAAAHALDEPDAVAARAYAAARLHGLVAAAAHREIRTAGGLARPPQAGRHLYADLTPLRVGLARHGVGDAMELEDWLGARLGAPTPGGQRFADELGALRVRLSTGPLLGATPEERLAALTARDPLELPHVRSSLDLLGSVLAGLA, encoded by the coding sequence ATGCAGCGCACGGCGGAGGGCCGCGGCCCGGTCCGCTACGGCCCGCCCGCGCCGCAGCCCGGCCTGCCCGTGCTCTCCGATCTGGTCTCCGTCCTCGGCGCGGCCGCCGGACGCTCCTCCCCGCAGCCCCCGGGCGGCGGGTTGTCGCTGCGCGAGGCGGGCTGCCGGTACTGGGGCCGGCGCGGACTGGCCACCTCACCGGAGAACGTGGCGGCGGGACCCGGCGCCCCGGCGCTGCTCCTGGCCCTCCTCGGAGCGTACGGGGGCGACGTGATGCTGCCCCGGCCCTGTCCCGCCTGGTGGACCCCGCAGGTCAGACTGCTCGGGCGGCGGGCCTACCATGTGCCGACCCCCGCCGAGTGCGGCGGCGTGCCCGACCCCTACGCCCTGCTGGAGACCGTACGGCGGGTGCGCGCCGAGGGCGGTGATCCGCGCGTGCTGCTGCTGTCGGTCGCCGACGACCCGACCGCGACCGTCCCGCCGCCCGAGCTGGTGCGCGAGGCGTGCGAGGCCGCCGAGTCCGCCGGGCTGTTCGTCGTCAGCGACGAGAGCTGGCGCGACACCGTCCACCGGCCCCACGACGACCTCGTCCTGAGCCCCGCCGAGATGCTGCCCGAACAGGCGGCGGTCCTCGTCGACCTGTCCGGGGCACTGCTGCCGGCCGGCTGGCCCGCCGCCGTGGTCCGCTTCCCCGGCACACCGCGCGGGGTGCGGCTGCGCGCCGGCACCCTCGACGTCCTCACCGCCACCGGCGCGGTGGTCGCCGGGCCCGTCGCCGGCGCCGCGGCGCACGCCCTCGACGAACCCGACGCCGTCGCCGCACGCGCGTACGCGGCCGCCCGCCTGCACGGCCTGGTGGCCGCCGCCGCGCACCGCGAGATCCGCACGGCGGGAGGCCTGGCCCGGCCCCCGCAGGCCGGACGGCACCTGTACGCAGACCTCACCCCGCTGCGCGTCGGCCTCGCCCGGCACGGCGTCGGCGACGCCATGGAACTGGAGGACTGGCTCGGCGCCCGGCTCGGCGCGCCCACCCCCGGCGGACAGCGGTTCGCGGACGAACTGGGCGCACTGCGGGTCAGGTTGTCCACCGGGCCGCTGCTGGGCGCCACGCCCGAGGAGCGGCTGGCCGCGCTCACCGCCCGCGATCCGCTCGAACTGCCGCACGTGCGGAGCTCCCTGGACCTCCTCGGATCGGTCCTGGCCGGGCTGGCCTGA